The Halictus rubicundus isolate RS-2024b chromosome 6, iyHalRubi1_principal, whole genome shotgun sequence genome contains the following window.
TTAAAGAAACCTCTGATTTTAATATCTTCTCGATGTTTGTCCGTTCCACCAACAAGAAGTAATAACAGTGCTTTTTTAACATCTTCAAGCCCATAAATTTCTGGAGCTATAGAACGAGCTAATTTCCCATAAAAATCGTCTTCCATCAATAAAGATAATTCTTCGTCAGTCAATTCGGCATTACTATCGTCAGCACTTTGCATATTAGTGAGACAAACTATTTTCTGAATCATAAAAGGTTTTCATATTTACTTACAAACACATAAAAAACAATGAGGAACAATATTGCTAAAATTATAAATACGTACATGTGCATCTAAATATGTTTCATTCAAAAGAGCTGCACCAATTCTAGCACTGAACCCAGATTTTATGATTGGTAGGAAAATACCTGTAATGAGTACATGGTCTCCGGGTAAACACTTTCTCGTTCTTTCGCCTCTGCAATACACTGTTATAGTTCGTGGAATATGTCCCACAGGAACTTGATCGCTCtaaaataattacagtaataattagtaaataattaaattataaataattagtAATAATAAGTTTCAAGTTTACATgttcttgtatttttatttcttgGAATTTGACAAATTTTGATCCCCTTGTTTGCATTTCTAGTATACCACCAGATTTATTTATACGACAATCATCGCTGGGACATGTGCGTAGTGGCATATATTTCAGAGATTGTACCTAAAAATGTCAGTTGTAGTAATCCTTTATCTCCTGTAACGCAAAGTATTTTTAGTTTCTTACCGGTTGGAATGTTTCCGCACCACATTGATCGCATGTATATGTAGCAACAACAAGTAAGGGCATTACATCACTAGATCTCGTTACTATACCGCGTACAGTAACCAGGCTTCCTATTTTATCTGCTTTAATATCCCTCACAGAATATGCCTTCGCTGCATCAAAATCCTTGAAATATACTTCACTAAAATGTacacgaaataaaaaataatgaaaatactcATAACTACAGTAAAGGATGTATACCTATACGTATAcattagaataaaataaaattaaatattagtaATTATACAAGCGTCTCATAAGCTCCGGTGCATATTTATTTCTTGCATCACGTTGTTCACCAAGATGTTTATTACGATTTTCCATCAGCAGTCTATGTTCAATATATACATCTAAAGCATCTTTTGGTGGTACAGACTTTGTTTTAAAATCAGGTAACATTTCTTGAATGAGCTATGTACATATaacaacatatttttaaaggtacagttttatatttaaatgcataaaatatttttataagatatatatacatatactcaCATCCAAAAGTAAATTTACATATCTTCTAGTGTTACTTGCTATAGATTCTGCTAATTCATCATCAAACTCATGAACATCATCTAATTCTATTGTAAGCTCTACTTGTTCACGATGAGCTATATTAGTAAGTTGCTGTTTATATTTGAATGATTTTTCACCAGTTGTGTTATCCATTACAACATACTCCGTCAAAAAAGTTTTTAGCTGCTCTATTATAACGAAGAAATACTAAGTAATACATCATAAACATTTAAACCTTAATCAAAGTATTAGCAATTGAAAttctaaatattataatatggaATAATACTCACCTCTAACTTTATCATAATCCTTAGATATTTTTGGTGCCATgtttagaaatttatatttaggaGTATTCTAAAATCGAATTGTTTATTCTTCTCTTTTAACGAAATCAAACCACTGCACAACAATATCAAACAACTACCATATCGTATCATACGACGGTTATAATATACTTCTTGCCAAGTTCACCGTCTCGATGTGTTCTTCCCGCCTAAACCGAAACGGAAGTTTATAACGTGACATATCGATATATACATAAATCGATATGTATATGTagcttaaaattttaaaaaaggaattgtatcgtaattataattaaatacattgcaaaattgtatcATCTCCAATGTATGACAATGTCTAAAGTATAATCAAATAGGAACTTTAATGATAGTAACAGAGAGGATACGAGAGTGCTCATATCCTCTCTCATTCACTCATAAGTtgcccaggttctgttccatgctaaaagttgctcaggttctgttccatgctaaaagttgcccaggttctgttccatgctaaaaatcAGAGTAGGGGGCAGCACTGTATCGgaaacgccgaaaccccgggcgtacTCTCATATCATATCTGATAGCAGAGATTTCCTCTCTGCTGATAGTAAATTCCCAGTCGGCCAAACCAGGATAGCGCTGTAGAAGGGGAAACTAGAGTAGGGGAACAAGTCTTCATCTGGCGAAactgtacatatatgtatagataCCGTTACTTCTCCCTTCTACTAGtactatcacagacgaggtataggatccTTATATCTCGTCTGTGGTACTATATACTCCCCTCTACGTAGTACCTGGTAGTACCTACGTTTACGTCCAATGATGAGACATTGGACAAGATTTTTCGCGCATGCGCGTCTAGTACAGTAACGTATCTATGTTGTGGAGAAAGTAGTGGGTGCTATTATTGGCGGGAAAGCACCGGAAGAGTCGAGGATGAGAAGACGAGACAAACGTGCTATGCATTTTTGGTAAGTTATTAGTAATATTTGATTGACATACGCATGTTGTACATTCCTTTTTCAAAATCAAGTCCTAACAAATTTTGTGAAATTATACGGAATGGCCGAGGAACCCCATTTTACCCAAACTTTTACTTTACTGATGCTAAATtcgtcgcgcatgcgcgagaaaaccCATCCAATATCTCATCAGTGGCTGGCTACGTCACATTACACGCGACCGGCCATTTTTCTCCTGTATCTGGCAACTATGACTTCACCTTCCGTCGAATTGAGTTCGTATCGTGATCAACATTTTAAGGTTTGTTGTCCGACGCATTCGAACAACGTTTTATGTTGTGCTTCTATAATGTTATAATTGCAGTTTTGTACATTAACGAAAATTTTAGATATCGCGTACTGCTCGATCTGTAAGTCAACGTATAGTCGTTAAGTTACCAATTATCTTCTTTTTTTGTCAGGGTTCAAGAGCCGAACAAGACAGGTTATTAAAGAATTCCACCACTTTATATGTTGGAAATCTATCCTTTTATACTACGGAAGAACAAATATACGAGTTGTTTTCAAAATGCGGCGACATTAGACGAATTATAATGGGTTTAGACAAGTATAAGAAAACACCGTGCGGTTTCTGCTTCGTCGAATATTATCAAAGAGCGGACGCCGAAAGCTGTATGCGGTACATCAACGGTACACGTTTGGATGACAGAATAATTAGAACAGATTGGGACGCAGGTTTCATCGAAGGTAGACAATACGGAAGAGGGAAGACTGGTGGCCAAGTAAGTGATACTATTTTGTAGGACGCGATTACATCTTGCAAAataattaatgttatatttcCATAGGTAAGAGACGAATACAGGTCAGACTTTGATAGTGGAAGAGGCGGATTTGG
Protein-coding sequences here:
- the Mcm7 gene encoding minichromosome maintenance 7, with translation MAPKISKDYDKVREQLKTFLTEYVVMDNTTGEKSFKYKQQLTNIAHREQVELTIELDDVHEFDDELAESIASNTRRYVNLLLDLIQEMLPDFKTKSVPPKDALDVYIEHRLLMENRNKHLGEQRDARNKYAPELMRRFEVYFKDFDAAKAYSVRDIKADKIGSLVTVRGIVTRSSDVMPLLVVATYTCDQCGAETFQPVQSLKYMPLRTCPSDDCRINKSGGILEMQTRGSKFVKFQEIKIQEHSDQVPVGHIPRTITVYCRGERTRKCLPGDHVLITGIFLPIIKSGFSARIGAALLNETYLDAHKIVCLTNMQSADDSNAELTDEELSLLMEDDFYGKLARSIAPEIYGLEDVKKALLLLLVGGTDKHREDIKIRGNINICLMGDPGVAKSQLLSFITRLAPRSQYTTGRGSSGVGLTASVMKDPLTGQMMLEGGALVLADEGVCCIDEFDKMADADRTAIHEVMEQQTISIAKAGITARLNARVSILAAANPAYGRYNPKRTVEQNIQLPAALLSRFDLLWLIQDRADRSNDLKLAQHITYVHQHCIQPPMESQAFDMNLIRKYITLCKTKQPVIPEDLTEYIVESYVEMRRAARNGQDNTFTSARNLLALLRLSTALARLRLTNVVDKADIVEANRLIEMSKHSINYSETLSTNTHQNPMNRIFHLIRELASDKKTVKVSHILERCTNKGFKPDQVNDCIEEYEALNVWQVNQTRTQITFI
- the Cbp20 gene encoding cap binding protein 20, producing MAEEPHFTQTFTLLMLNSSRMREKTHPISHQWLATSHYTRPAIFLLYLATMTSPSVELSSYRDQHFKGSRAEQDRLLKNSTTLYVGNLSFYTTEEQIYELFSKCGDIRRIIMGLDKYKKTPCGFCFVEYYQRADAESCMRYINGTRLDDRIIRTDWDAGFIEGRQYGRGKTGGQVRDEYRSDFDSGRGGFGKIMQQKVTPIADGCFGR